The Novipirellula caenicola genome segment TATCCGCAAACGTGGGGACGCCTAGGCTGCTGCTGCCGACCGAGCGCCGGCCGCGTAAAAACCGCTAATGGTCTCGACGACCCGGTGCTGTTCCGCTTCGGTCAACGAAGGGAAGATCGGCAGGTTCAATACTTCCTTGCTCGCACGCTCGGTTTCCGCCAACGCATCACGATCGAAATCGAGATCTTGGAAACACTGCTGCTGGTGCATCGGAACCGGGTAATAGACCTCCGACCCAATGCCACGCTCGGACAAGTACGATCGCAAATCATCACGACGACCTTCGCCGACTCGCAGTGCGTATTGATTCCAAACGTGGAATGCGTTGGGGTCAGTCGCCGGCAAAACGATCTGATCCGCGGCAACCAAGTTGGCTTCGCTGAGCAGTCGCGAGTAACGTTCGGCGTTGACGCGGCGATCTTGGACCGCTTTGTCCAAATGACGCAGCTTCACACGAAGCACGGCGGCTTGGAACGTATCCAAGCGGCTGTTGATCCCGACGACTTGGTGATAGTAGCGAGGACGCATTCCGTGGCTGGCATACAATCGCAAACGGTCTGCCGTGGCAGCGTCACCGGTCGTGATCATCCCACCATCGCCCATGCCGCCTAGGTTTTTAGTGGGATAGAAACTGAAACATCCCATTTTCCCCCAGCTGCCAGCCGGACGGGAGTGATAGGCGGCACCAATGGCCTGGGCCGCGTCTTCGATGACCGGAATGTCGTGATCGCCAGCGATTTGGCAGATCCGATCGATCTGTGCACATTGGCCGAACAAGTGGACCGGGATGATCGCGCGAGTGCGATCGTTGATCTCATTGCGAATCGCTTCGGGATCCACGTTGAACGTATCGGGACAAATGTCGACGAATACCGGCGTTGCACCTAAACGTGTGATGCAGCTAACCGAGGCGAAAAAGGTAAAACTAGGAACGATCACTTCGTCGCCAGGACCGATTTCCAGAGCCATCAGCGACAATAGCAAGGCGTCGCTGCCCGAGGCACATCCGATCGCGTTCTCGGCTTGGCTGTACGCAGCAACTTCGTTTTCCAATGCGGTGACATCAGGACCAAACAAAAATCGACCGCTGTCGAGCACTTCGGTCAGCGCTTCGAGAAATTCTTCGCGGTGAGGGCGGTTATCACGATTCACGTCCAGCAAGGGGACGCCGTCGGTGGCATTGGCCATAGGAGCAACCTTCCATGGTTGAACTGGTTAATAAAATAGGGGGCTTGGTAAAGCGACGTCGATCCGCGCTGGCCAAGTCAGGGGATTGGTTCCCTCGTTATGAAATAATCGCTGAGCGAGTGTCGGGTCAAGAGAAAAAATTCTTAACCTGCAGTGCCCCTTGGTCTTTTCAGTCTCCTCCGCGTTTCTTTCCCACGCGGTCGTTTCGTTTCGGATAAAATGAGCCCTCCTGCCTCCGCTGCTCTCCAACCTTCCCCCATCCCTCGCGGAAATACAGATGTACCGACGTCGATCTGTTTCACGCATGCCACCGCCGCTGGGCCCTTGCCGCTTGCCTGCCCGTCGCTTGGTTGCCCGCCAGCTGGATGCCCGCCGGTCGGTTGCCCAGCTCGTCATCGTGCTCGGTGCCATCACGCTACCTTTGTTCGTCGGCACTGCGGTGGTCGGACAAGCCCCAATCCAGCCCGAAGTACGCAGTGAAGCAAAGCCATCGGCAGAACACGAAGCATTTTTTGAAACCGTCATTCGACCTGCGCTCATTGAACATTGTTTGGATTGTCATTCGGTTGAAAACGAAGTCAGCGGCGGATTGCAATTGGACACCAAAGCCGGTTGGCAAGCTGGCGGCGATTCAGGGGCCGCCATGGTTCCCGGCCATCCGGACCGTGGCACGCTGATGGCCGCGATTCGCTACGAGGACGCTGATTTGCAAATGCCGCCCGATGGAAAACTGCCGGGGCACCTGATCGACGCATTTGCAAAATGGATCGCCGATGGTGTCTATGATCCACGTACCGCCGAGGTCGCGGCGACGAGATCGAACTCGGGGTTGTCGGTCGAACAAGCCCAACAACATTGGGCATACCGGCCGATCCAAACCCCTTCCCTTCCGTCGGACTCCGCCACCGCGTCGAGCTCGCCGATTGACTACTTTTTGAACCGACGACTGCTTGAATCGGGACTCACCGCCACCTCGGTTGCCGATCACTCCACGTTGGTGCGACGGCTTTATTTTGATTTGACCGGATTGCCTCCGCGTCCTCCTCTTGCCCCCCCAACCGAAACCAGCCCAACTGGCCCCCACCCAACTGAAACTCGCCGCTCGGATGCCAAGCAGAGCAAGAACCAGCAACACCATCCGGCCGCCTACGACGCGGATGCCTACGAAACGCTCGTCGACGAATTACTCGCATCGCCACAATTCGGCGAGACGTTTGCTCGCCACTGGATGGATGTCGCACGCTATGCCGAATCGATCACGCTTCGAGGTTTCGTTTTTCCCGAAGCATGGCGGTACCGCGATTACCTAGTCGAAGCGTTCAATACCGACCGGCCATTTGACCAAATGATTCGCGAACAAATCGCAGGCGACTTACTCAAGTCCGATGATTTGCACCAACGTCAAATGCAACATGTCGCGACCACGTTCTTGATGATGGGAAATTCAAACCTCGAACAACAGGACAAGACTCAACTTGAAATGGATGTGATCGACGAACAGCTTGATACGATCGGACGAGGCTTTTTAGGGCAAACGATTGGCTGCGCGCGATGCCACGATCACAAATTCGACCCGATTCCCACCCGCGACTACTACGCGTTGGCGGGCATCTTTCGATCCGCCACCGCGCTGAAACACGCCAACCTGTCTCGTTGGATCGAAAAACCGCTTCCGCTTAGCGAGTCGATGCAGCGGCACTACGAATCGATCTCACAAAAATTGCAAAGCGTGAATGCGGAAATCGCTTCGCGAAAAAAATCAGCCAGCATCAAATTGTCCGAAGAAAACCGCATCATTCCGTTGGTGGAACTCGACGGGATCGTCGTGGACAGCGGAGCGGCGAAATTGGTTGGTGAATGGATCCATTCCACGTCGGTTGGCCGCTTGATCGGCGATGGCTATATCCATGACGGCAATGATCACAAAGGATTCAAAACGGCAACCTTCGAACCGCAAGATCTGCCGGCGGGAAAATACCAAGTCCGGCTCGCCTACTCTGCCGGTACGAACCGCGCCTCTAACACTGTGGTTCGTATTTTCAGCGTTAACGAAGAAACCGTGGTACGGATTAACCAACGACGTGTGCCGCCGGAAGAGGGCGTGTGGATCTCGCTGGGTGAATACGATTTCGAACGCAATGGCCAAGCGTTTGTCATCGTTTCCAACGAAGACAGCGATGGTTATGTGATCGTTGACGCCGTTCAGTTCTTGCCGCTTGCGTCCAATCCGAATCGTGCGGATTCGCAAGCTGCCGCCCAGTCGAAACAACCGGGGCAAACCGAGGATGAGAAACAAAAGCAAATCCAAGCTGCCGAGAACGCCCGCATCATCGCTGATTTGGAAGTCGAGCGAAAATCGCTGATGCAGCAACTCGCCGAACGTCCGCACTACATGACGCTCGAGGAAAATGCGACACCAACCGACGTCGCGATTCACATCCGCGGCGACGTTCACAACCTCGGTGATCGCGTGCCTCGCGGTTTTTTGACGGCGCTTCCTCACGGTGATTCGCACCCGATCGATCCGGATACCAGCGGACGATTGGAATTGGCGAACTGGATTGCCTCGCCCGAAAACCCACTCACCGCACGTGTTTATGCGAACCGCATTTGGGCCGCATTGATGGGGCAAGGCATTGTCCATTCGATGAACAACTTTGGCACCAAAGGCGACGTCCCGACGCATCCGGAACTGCTCGATTGGTTGGCCAGCGAATTGATCCAAAATCAATGGTCCACAAAACATCTGGTCCGCACGATCGTGATGTCCGACGCGTACCGTCGACGGTTGACACTGGATGACCCGGCCGCGAACCAGATGCAACAGAAACTCGATCCCAAAAACGAACTTTATTGGCGAGCCAACTCGCGACGATTGAGGGTCGAGTCGCTACGTGATGCGATGCTACAAATTAGCGGCGAACTCGATTTGTCCCAAGGCGGATCGCTGATTCGGCCTGGAACCAATGCCGACTACAACTATCGCATCGATTCACCGCGGCGGAGCATCTATCATCCGGTGTTTCGCAACGCATTACCTGAATTGTTCGAGGCGTTTGATTTCGCAGACGCCAGCGTTTCGGTGGGACAACGCACGCGCAGCACCGTCGCGACGCAGGCGCTTGTGCTGGTGAATCACCCCTGGATCATCGCTCGCGCCCAGGCGGCCGCCGAGAATTTTCGCCAACACGGTTCACTCTCGAACGCTGATTTGGTCGATCTGATCTACCAGCACTGTTTTTATCGTCTGCCCAGCGACTCAGAACGCTCCACCTGCGTCGCATTCCTCGCCCAATCCGACGACAGCGACGATCTCGATCGGCTTGCCATGCTGATTCACTCGCTGTTTGCGTCTCTCGACTTTCGCTACCTGCCCTGAGGCCACCACGTCATGAACGATTCGACCTTCTCACGCCGACACATGCTGCGGACCACCGCTTGCGGATTTGGTTCGATGGCCGCCTCGGCGATCTTGGCTCAAACCCGTGCTTCGGCAAAATCGCATCAAGCAAACGCGGGTTCGGGTGATGCATCACCGCTAGTGCCCAAAGCCAAACGGATCATTTTTCTGTTTATGCAAGGCGGCGTCAGCCAAGTCGATTCATTCGACTACAAACCGCTGCTAAGCGAACATGACGGAAAGTCCTACGAGTTCGATGATGCGCGTCAACTCGCGCGATCGGGCAAAGGCCGAGAGTTTCGTTTGATGCAATCGCCATGGAAATTCAACCAATACGGCGACTCGGGTCGCTGGGTGTCGGACCTGTTTCCCGAAACCGCTCGGCATGCCGATGACATGTGCCTTTTGCATGGCATGCATACCGAGGGGGTCGCCCATGGTCCCGCCACCTTGTTCCTACACTGCGGTAGCACCAATTTCATTCGCCCCTCGTTCGGTTCGTGGCTGCTGTATGGGCTGGGAAGCGAGAATGAGAATCTTCCGGGCTTTATCTCGATCGCCCCTTCGATCGGAAACGGGGGAGCACGCAACTATGGAAGCGCGTTTTTGCCGCCTCGCTACCAAGGCACCAAAGTCGGCAGTGCGAGTAGCAGCGTGATGACGATCGACAGCCTAACGCGAAACCACATTCCCCCCCGACTGCAACAAGAACAGTTTGAATTGCTGAACCGATTGAATCATCAGCAATACGCACAGCGACCGCTGCAAGACACGGAACTGGACGCCGCGATCAAGTCCCACGAATTGGCGTGGCGAATGCAGCAGTTCGCTCCCGAGACGCTTGACTTGTCCGACGAGACCGCCGAAACGATCGAGATGTACGGAATCAACGCCCCAGAGACCAAACGGTATGGGGCCCGCTGCTTGATGGCCCGGCGGATGTGCGAAGCCGGAGTGCGATTTGTCCAAGTCAACTACGGTGACGACTCGGCCAATCCGGCGTGGGACCAACACTCCAATCTGCCCAAACATGCGACGCACGCCCGCGCGGTGGACAAACCGATCGCGGCGCTGTTGACCGATCTCAAGCAACGAGGGTTATTAGAGGACACAATCGTTTGGTGGGGCAGCGAGTTTGGCCGCACTCCCTACGCCCAAGACAACGGAACAGGTCGCGATCATAACCCCCGTGGCTTTACCGTTTGGTTGGCGGGCGGTGGGTTTCGCGGCGGGCATGCCCACGGAGAAACCGACGAGTTTGGTTTCCGCAGCATCGCCGGCCGCGTGCATATGCATGACCTGCACGCTACGCTGCTGCATCAATTGGGACTCGACCATAAACAATTGACCTTCGAGCACGCCGGTCGCGATTTCCGGCTCACCGACGTTCACGGCAAGGTCGTGACCGACGTACTCGCGTGAGATCCAATGTGATTGGTCTGGCGGAACCACTCCGTTCAGCTTGACGAAACGGTATAGCTAAGCGGACCGGAACTTGGAATCGTTTCGTTCAACTCACTTTGCGAGTTGAACTTGGCGGGCAAGACTTGCCTTTTAAAGCTCGTGCCGGCCTCGGGCGAATTCGCGGGCAAATCGGCGACGACTTCTTCATAACCGCGGATTTCGACACGCTTGGCGCCGGGGATCACGGGACCTTTGAACACGCCGTCGACCACCCGCAAGTTGTCGGCTTGGACCGATGGATCCTGGGGCACAAACGTGACGTCGCCGTTGGCCAGCGGAGCTCCGTCGAGCTCGACGGTCCCTTCGACGATGACGCGGTCCAGTGGATCGCTGCCACAACCGCCGAGCAACACCACGCAAGAAAACAAAACGACCACCACTGCTTGAGTTAACTGAGTTCGCATGAATGAATCCGATTCAAATAGGAAACGTGAAAAAAAGTGGCAGGGGAACCGCATCGAAAGGCGGCGGGGACCGAACACCGATCCCCGCCGCGCGATGGACATGTGCGAGGGTATATTCGTTAAGGCAACGTCACCACTTCGCCATTGTTTCGCGTGCCAAGGGCACGATAGGTCACCAAGTCGATTGATTCGGTGAGGAACCGAACCGATCCATCGGCCAGCGTGAATTGAGCACCGCCAGGATGCACGCTCCGCGCGAAATTACGGATCTCTGCGGCGCCCCCGATCGAATTGCAGGGTGCCAGTCGATAGGTTTCGGTTTTGCACGAGTAAACTTGATCAGGCAGTGTCGAGTTCGGTGACTGCCACGTAGTGAAACCAAATCCGCCGTGAGGTCCGCCGCCCCAATAACCGCCCGCTCCACCCCAACCGCCTAGACCGGGACGCACTAGCGCCTCGCCGACCATCAGCGTGTTGGAGGTCCCATCGACAACGTCACGCATCTTGGTTTTCGAATCGTTGTAAAACATGCCATCGAGATTGGTCATCGGACGCGTCATCTCGGTGCTGGCAGCGGCGACCACATAGTTACCTTGAAACCCTTCACCGTTGGAACGTCGCGAGCCTCCACCGCCGAAGCCGCCAGCCCCGGGGTCCGACGGACACATAAAGGCGGGAAGCACTGCATCCTTGAGCTCCGGCGGCGTATCCATCACCCATTGACCGTCCCAGTGCTGGTAGGCTTCCGAGACCGCGCCGATTTCGATAAAGGACATCACTTGCTGCATCCAAGTATCGCGGCGATGGAATGTCCCCGAATCCCGATAGCCATACGGATAGATACGAAAGGTGTCATGGTAGTTGTGTAGCGCCAAACCGAGTTGCTTCATGTTGTTGGAGCAACTCATTCGGCGTGCCGCCTCGCGAGCGGCCTGCACGGCCGGCAACAGCAATCCCACCAGAACTCCGATAATGGCAATCACCACTAACAATTCGACCAAGGTAAATCCCGCACTGCTAAAACGCTTCCTGGTAAATACCGTCATATTTCCCTCTTCACCCCGTTGCCAAGAAAAAAGAACGTAGCCTGACGCAATGTCAATTGGCTTTGGTCTATAGACTAGCGGTGTAACGATTGCTGTCAAATTTTTCTCCGCGGCTGGCGAGCCTATTTTTGCTTCCTAAACCAACGAAACATGACGAGTTCGAAAAGGCGATTTTGGACGCTTGCTCACAGCAGGGGATGGGGGACCGCTACCGGTGAACAGCGGATCGCTGGCATCCCTAAATTGGAAGAACCAGAGGCCCCATGACTTCGGAACCCCGAAATAAAAAAAGGCTCACCAAGTCATTTTTTTTCTATCGTGACCAGCACACGACAGGTTTGTAAACGTTGACAGCGGCAATTCCGATGCGGCCTGGGGCGGCTCGCTGAGCTCCATCGGTAGGCAGCTAGCGACGCCGATCAACGACGCCGCGGAGCCCATGTCAACGCTTTGGCTTGGCCGACAAGGTGCGCGTGGGTGCACTCCAAAGTCATCTCGGCACGCTCGCATCGTGACAACCGGCATAATCCGCGAATTGCGTTTTGCAAAATAATAATGGCAAAATCTTTCGCAAAGACTGGAAAATCACCCCCCCACCGGAAGCAGGCCTACCCCTATAATGGCAGAAGCAGTACTCCAGTGCATGCAACGTGATCATCCGGCATATGAAGTGCGGAATCTGCTGGGCTTAAGTCGTACAAGGGGCATCCGCCCACATTACAGCTTGACCTGACACGTGGACCGCCACCCCGATTTAACGATAACCACCACTTCCAGTGACTGTAGCTGAGGCTTCGATAATCCTCAGATCGATTGAGGCGTGAAATGGCTTCCAACGTCATTCATTGCTAAAAGTCTCTTGCCGCATAAGGAGCGCATGATGCTTCGTCGTTCACCGTTGGTCGAAACTTACAAGACAGAACTGGCCCCCCCTCCGCCGCCAGACGACGCCCTTCTGCAGATCGATGACTTGGTCTTGTACTTTCGCTTTGTGCTCCGTCACAAGTACCGAATCCTGCTGTCGTTGTTGTACGCCTTCGTCGGTGGCTGGATCTATTACCAAAATCATCCCGTCGTTTATCGCTCGAAAGCGAAGGTGTTGGTACAGCCGAAAAATGTCATTGGTCCCGATGGCTACTCGATACCGGAGCGTGATGCATCGTTATTTGCCACCCATGCTTCGCTAATCCAAAGCCCGTGGTTTGTTGAAAAAGCAATTCAAGAGAATGAACTGCAAGGGCTAAACCTGTTGGCCGAATCCAGTAGCATCGCCAATACGCTCCTGCCGCTGGTGAATGTGGATCACAAGGATTCGATTGTACAAATCTCATTTGACAGCGTGCACGCTGAAGAGTGTCCGCAGGTTCTCGCAGCGCTCGTGCAAACCTACGAGGATTATCTTGTCGATTCTCGTCGCGAAAACATGGAGCAGGCAATCGCGTTGATTCACAAAAAGGCGGAATCGCTTCAGCAGCAACTGCAACGACAAAAGCTAGCTCATCAAACCGCGAAGGCCACCGTCCCGCTGCCGGCTATCGAGAATGCCGAGTATGCCACGTTTTCACAACAACTAAGAGAGATTGACAACCGTCGCGTGGATGCCAGCGTGCAACGCGCGGCAGCCTTGTCGAGACTGGCAACCATCAAAGCAGCGCGATCGCAAAGCATTCAAGCGGCAAGTCTGCTGCTTCCGGCGATCTACCTTGAACGTCAAATGCATCTCGAATCATCGGATCTGCATCGGATCGAACGACGTGAAGATTTGGCAGAGCAATCGAGGTGGCGTGGTGAGTCCAAACAACTGCAAGCACACGAGCGATTGCTCGAAGCCCGCATTCGATTGCAAGGACTCAAAGAGCGACTGGGCAAACAGCTGTTTCCGCTGATCGAAGAAGAGAAACTGTTGTCCAACCAATACGGAGACAACTATCCATCGCTACAAGAGTTACGAAAGAAAATCAGTCAGATCCGCGACTTGTATACCGAGCAAATTGAATCCGTTGAGAAAGAAATCGCGATCGAGCGTCGATTGGTCGATGAATCGCTGGCGTCAGCATCGGTCCCCGACAACGGCAACCCCGCCTCAACGAACGACGCGGCGGAATCGATGGAAAGCAACGAATCTCGCTTGTCCGAGTTAATCGATGCCTATATTGGATCCTTGGAACAGGAATTGGCGGACCTTGATG includes the following:
- a CDS encoding DUF1501 domain-containing protein; the encoded protein is MNDSTFSRRHMLRTTACGFGSMAASAILAQTRASAKSHQANAGSGDASPLVPKAKRIIFLFMQGGVSQVDSFDYKPLLSEHDGKSYEFDDARQLARSGKGREFRLMQSPWKFNQYGDSGRWVSDLFPETARHADDMCLLHGMHTEGVAHGPATLFLHCGSTNFIRPSFGSWLLYGLGSENENLPGFISIAPSIGNGGARNYGSAFLPPRYQGTKVGSASSSVMTIDSLTRNHIPPRLQQEQFELLNRLNHQQYAQRPLQDTELDAAIKSHELAWRMQQFAPETLDLSDETAETIEMYGINAPETKRYGARCLMARRMCEAGVRFVQVNYGDDSANPAWDQHSNLPKHATHARAVDKPIAALLTDLKQRGLLEDTIVWWGSEFGRTPYAQDNGTGRDHNPRGFTVWLAGGGFRGGHAHGETDEFGFRSIAGRVHMHDLHATLLHQLGLDHKQLTFEHAGRDFRLTDVHGKVVTDVLA
- a CDS encoding DUF1553 domain-containing protein gives rise to the protein MYRRRSVSRMPPPLGPCRLPARRLVARQLDARRSVAQLVIVLGAITLPLFVGTAVVGQAPIQPEVRSEAKPSAEHEAFFETVIRPALIEHCLDCHSVENEVSGGLQLDTKAGWQAGGDSGAAMVPGHPDRGTLMAAIRYEDADLQMPPDGKLPGHLIDAFAKWIADGVYDPRTAEVAATRSNSGLSVEQAQQHWAYRPIQTPSLPSDSATASSSPIDYFLNRRLLESGLTATSVADHSTLVRRLYFDLTGLPPRPPLAPPTETSPTGPHPTETRRSDAKQSKNQQHHPAAYDADAYETLVDELLASPQFGETFARHWMDVARYAESITLRGFVFPEAWRYRDYLVEAFNTDRPFDQMIREQIAGDLLKSDDLHQRQMQHVATTFLMMGNSNLEQQDKTQLEMDVIDEQLDTIGRGFLGQTIGCARCHDHKFDPIPTRDYYALAGIFRSATALKHANLSRWIEKPLPLSESMQRHYESISQKLQSVNAEIASRKKSASIKLSEENRIIPLVELDGIVVDSGAAKLVGEWIHSTSVGRLIGDGYIHDGNDHKGFKTATFEPQDLPAGKYQVRLAYSAGTNRASNTVVRIFSVNEETVVRINQRRVPPEEGVWISLGEYDFERNGQAFVIVSNEDSDGYVIVDAVQFLPLASNPNRADSQAAAQSKQPGQTEDEKQKQIQAAENARIIADLEVERKSLMQQLAERPHYMTLEENATPTDVAIHIRGDVHNLGDRVPRGFLTALPHGDSHPIDPDTSGRLELANWIASPENPLTARVYANRIWAALMGQGIVHSMNNFGTKGDVPTHPELLDWLASELIQNQWSTKHLVRTIVMSDAYRRRLTLDDPAANQMQQKLDPKNELYWRANSRRLRVESLRDAMLQISGELDLSQGGSLIRPGTNADYNYRIDSPRRSIYHPVFRNALPELFEAFDFADASVSVGQRTRSTVATQALVLVNHPWIIARAQAAAENFRQHGSLSNADLVDLIYQHCFYRLPSDSERSTCVAFLAQSDDSDDLDRLAMLIHSLFASLDFRYLP
- a CDS encoding DegT/DnrJ/EryC1/StrS family aminotransferase translates to MANATDGVPLLDVNRDNRPHREEFLEALTEVLDSGRFLFGPDVTALENEVAAYSQAENAIGCASGSDALLLSLMALEIGPGDEVIVPSFTFFASVSCITRLGATPVFVDICPDTFNVDPEAIRNEINDRTRAIIPVHLFGQCAQIDRICQIAGDHDIPVIEDAAQAIGAAYHSRPAGSWGKMGCFSFYPTKNLGGMGDGGMITTGDAATADRLRLYASHGMRPRYYHQVVGINSRLDTFQAAVLRVKLRHLDKAVQDRRVNAERYSRLLSEANLVAADQIVLPATDPNAFHVWNQYALRVGEGRRDDLRSYLSERGIGSEVYYPVPMHQQQCFQDLDFDRDALAETERASKEVLNLPIFPSLTEAEQHRVVETISGFYAAGARSAAAA
- a CDS encoding DUF1559 domain-containing protein, whose amino-acid sequence is MTVFTRKRFSSAGFTLVELLVVIAIIGVLVGLLLPAVQAAREAARRMSCSNNMKQLGLALHNYHDTFRIYPYGYRDSGTFHRRDTWMQQVMSFIEIGAVSEAYQHWDGQWVMDTPPELKDAVLPAFMCPSDPGAGGFGGGGSRRSNGEGFQGNYVVAAASTEMTRPMTNLDGMFYNDSKTKMRDVVDGTSNTLMVGEALVRPGLGGWGGAGGYWGGGPHGGFGFTTWQSPNSTLPDQVYSCKTETYRLAPCNSIGGAAEIRNFARSVHPGGAQFTLADGSVRFLTESIDLVTYRALGTRNNGEVVTLP
- a CDS encoding polysaccharide biosynthesis tyrosine autokinase, producing MMLRRSPLVETYKTELAPPPPPDDALLQIDDLVLYFRFVLRHKYRILLSLLYAFVGGWIYYQNHPVVYRSKAKVLVQPKNVIGPDGYSIPERDASLFATHASLIQSPWFVEKAIQENELQGLNLLAESSSIANTLLPLVNVDHKDSIVQISFDSVHAEECPQVLAALVQTYEDYLVDSRRENMEQAIALIHKKAESLQQQLQRQKLAHQTAKATVPLPAIENAEYATFSQQLREIDNRRVDASVQRAAALSRLATIKAARSQSIQAASLLLPAIYLERQMHLESSDLHRIERREDLAEQSRWRGESKQLQAHERLLEARIRLQGLKERLGKQLFPLIEEEKLLSNQYGDNYPSLQELRKKISQIRDLYTEQIESVEKEIAIERRLVDESLASASVPDNGNPASTNDAAESMESNESRLSELIDAYIGSLEQELADLDATDLTLAAQYQTMTRQMEQHRGKVRESELYQSEHDHLMNEIGLTERRYDALVSQLSQFDLNKDYGNFRTTVISPPSTPSQIAPNALIIALTSGMIGFFCAFVWVGCAEIAERTFHNPEAIRDLGLPILAKIPERNRDRKRFQPRLPQTLCTVHEPESADAEAYRSVRTALDCINHTGTNMVIQVTSPMAGDGKSTLAANLAVSIAQSGKRVLLMDTNFRTPTMHDLFSNANHVGLSTLLSGQSTPRDVIHEVNTAGLYLLTAGPLPKSPADLIALPRFARFVDWLRDRFQFVIIDTPPILLASESRVISALSDGVLLTIRSHHSDPTKTQQACELLDIAGANVLGVVVNETTCTKCRRRSFEPPQIMTTSPVTTVTKRRIH